The genomic interval TCATCTATACCAGCTGCCACGCAAGAACCAATAGAAAGGATTTCGACGCCCCTCTCGTCATAAGAAGCAGAACGCGCCATCACCTACAGCCCTTTCCTCTGCCGGGGACTTCCACGAAATGAAAACGGGCGGCATCGTCGTATGCTCCACTTTTGTTGCCCTGGTTTATATCCCGGAGTACTCCTATGGCCGATCTGTCACCCAACCTACTTAAACAACCTAAAGGCTTGGCCCCGTCCCGTTTGGAGAATGACCCCTTATGGCACGGCTTAGTCAGTTATTCTCGCAGTTCAGATAAGATTCGGACCGGGTTGGGTTAGGTCTCTGAAAGCATGGTTCTTGCCTCCCTCCCCCCTTTGAGCTCGTCCATTCGTTGGGTGATCCCTTGCTCTCACGTTCGAGTGTTTGCTCGTCGTTTAGGCCCGTGAGTGAGATTTCTGCTCATTGCAGTCACCTCCGGGGTTCTTCGCACCTGGATAGTACCAGGACCCTTGTGCCCCGGCCCTTGATCAGATAAAGCTGCCCGCCTTATGACCCACAACTCAAAATGAGCCTTGCGACGAGACGCGGACATTCCCCATGCTGCGGTTCCCTCCGGTCCGTTCCCGGGTTGGGTTAGGGGAACATCCGAGCGATTGCCTTCGCGGATCCAAACGCGCTCACAAGGCGCACAATAAGAATAAGACCAATAGAGACTTCATAAGGGACCATTTGAGCTGCAGATCGTAATGCTCCTAGAGAGGCATATTTCGAATATAGAGGAGTGAAAGTTCCCAACAAATAAGTACTTTTTCATATCCTTCTATGAACCGTACGAGCACGTCCTCTGTCACCCCCCACCGCGCTTACGGCTCTATACCCCAACCCAACTTGCTCTGGCCCCGGGTCCTTCCTTTCTATTCCTCGGTAAGCGGACCGTGGGAGCATGGGGGGCGATATCTGCTTTTGACTGATAGAAAGCATCTCTCTTTTGTCCCTCCTGACCGAACTCGCCAAAAAAATCACAATAGAAAAAGTTGTTCTTGCCGGGAGAGTAGCGTCGGAGACATCTTTATCTGAGGAGGAGGCTTCGTCGTCCGGCTCCTCATAAATGATGTTAGGATCGGCCGGCTCATCCTCGGAATCCGAAAAGAAAACAGAGACAGAACGGAATCACTTTGTTTCAGTGACATATCTAATCAGACTGAATAGGATTTGAAGAGCTGTCACGATCATTCACAAAAATTTCAGTGAACTATTGAAGCTATCAGTGTGATTGATCAGACAAGTACCAAGGGCTTTCGGTAGACTTCTTTCATTTCCGAATTAGCTTGCGACAAGTCCTAGCATTAGTATGAGTTCGTTGACCGCGTAAGGGCGATCCATCTTGATGACGAATTCCACGATAACAAGAAATCGAAATTAATCGTTCGATGTCTGCTCGTTCTCCCCTCTTCAATTCCCAATGAACAACATGATCTTGACCTATCATTTGTTCAATTTGGTCGATTTGATACTTAGTTAATTCTTTTATCTTTATGTTTCCACTGATACCTAATCGATAACGAACCTGAATGGCTTTTTTAGGTCCAATTCCATCAATTTTGGTTGAGGCAATTCTTACTTGTTCATCGCCAACTAATCTAGCTCCTGAAATATATAACATTCTTGATTGATTGAGACAAAACGATTCCCTCAATACAGCTTAACTCCGTCAAGCCTGTACGAGTAGTGAAGAAGTATAGAGCACTTTGGTTGGTTGTTGACCAACGGAAAGCATGGGAGAAAAAAAGATGGACAAACGAAAAAGGGCTAAAAAAAAAAGGACGAAGTAATTTCGTATATAAAGATATGGGTTTCCGGGTTTAGATCGAAATTACATCCCCCAAAACCT from Nicotiana sylvestris cultivar TW 137 mitochondrion, complete genome carries:
- the rps13 gene encoding ribosomal protein S13 — encoded protein: MLYISGARLVGDEQVRIASTKIDGIGPKKAIQVRYRLGISGNIKIKELTKYQIDQIEQMIGQDHVVHWELKRGERADIERLISISCYRGIRHQDGSPLRGQRTHTNARTCRKLIRK